One part of the Thermoanaerobacterium sp. CMT5567-10 genome encodes these proteins:
- a CDS encoding colicin immunity domain-containing protein: MSNVAIQLIEICRQYVNNNLNINDFIEDFQVLYEQKQDLLTDEEMSLFDDIYMACEYYEQDENIRNEYHLYIGENELRQKVQKLVKKLAA; encoded by the coding sequence ATGAGTAATGTCGCAATACAATTAATAGAAATTTGTCGGCAATATGTAAATAATAACTTGAACATAAATGATTTTATCGAAGACTTCCAAGTGCTTTATGAACAAAAGCAAGATTTACTAACAGATGAAGAAATGAGTTTGTTTGATGATATTTATATGGCTTGTGAATATTATGAGCAGGATGAAAATATCAGAAATGAATATCACTTGTATATTGGAGAAAATGAATTAAGACAAAAAGTTCAAAAACTTGTAAAAAAGTTAGCAGCATAA
- a CDS encoding L-lactate dehydrogenase, protein MSKVAIIGSGFVGATSAFTLALSGTVTDIVLVDLNKDKAIGDALDISHGIPLIQPVNVYAGDYKDIEGADVVVVTAGAAQKPGESRLDLVKKNTSIFKSMIPELLKYNDKAIYLIVTNPVDILTYVTYKIAKLPWGRVFGSGTVLDSSRFRYLLSKHCNIDPRNVHGRIIGEHGDTEFAAWSITNISGITFNEYCNLCGQACNTNFREEVENEVVNAAYKIIDKKGATYYAVAVAVRRIVECIIRDENSILTVSSPLNGQYGVRDVSLSLPSIVGKNGVARILDLPLADYEVEKFRRSASVMADVIKQLDI, encoded by the coding sequence ATGAGTAAAGTGGCTATAATAGGTTCAGGATTTGTCGGTGCAACATCGGCATTTACGCTGGCTTTAAGTGGGACTGTGACAGACATTGTTTTAGTAGATTTGAATAAAGACAAGGCGATAGGCGATGCACTTGACATAAGCCACGGTATACCGCTTATACAGCCTGTAAATGTGTATGCTGGCGACTACAAGGATATCGAGGGCGCAGATGTAGTAGTTGTAACAGCAGGTGCGGCTCAAAAGCCAGGAGAGTCTAGGCTGGACCTTGTAAAAAAGAATACATCTATATTCAAGTCCATGATACCTGAACTTTTAAAATACAATGATAAAGCTATATACCTGATTGTAACAAATCCTGTTGATATATTAACGTATGTTACATACAAAATAGCGAAACTTCCGTGGGGACGTGTATTCGGTTCAGGTACTGTCCTTGACAGTTCTCGATTTAGGTATCTTTTAAGTAAACATTGCAATATTGATCCTAGAAATGTACATGGAAGGATAATTGGAGAACACGGCGATACGGAATTTGCGGCGTGGAGTATAACAAATATTTCAGGAATAACATTTAATGAGTACTGCAATTTGTGCGGACAAGCTTGCAATACAAATTTTAGAGAAGAAGTGGAAAATGAAGTTGTTAATGCGGCTTATAAAATTATAGATAAAAAGGGTGCCACGTATTATGCTGTGGCTGTAGCAGTAAGAAGAATAGTTGAGTGTATCATAAGGGATGAAAATTCAATTCTTACAGTTTCATCTCCATTAAACGGTCAATACGGTGTAAGAGATGTATCTTTAAGCTTGCCATCAATTGTGGGCAAAAATGGTGTTGCAAGGATTCTGGATTTGCCTTTGGCTGATTACGAAGTTGAGAAATTTAGACGTTCGGCAAGTGTAATGGCAGATGTAATAAAACAATTGGATATATAA